The following proteins come from a genomic window of Eleginops maclovinus isolate JMC-PN-2008 ecotype Puerto Natales chromosome 8, JC_Emac_rtc_rv5, whole genome shotgun sequence:
- the il6st gene encoding interleukin-6 receptor subunit beta isoform X2, which yields MVSAGELLLLACLGFAVAARGGFSQTNHLVTDPQTTQVLEIGTNFTAICMIINTTEVTVEDLSWKLSGTNLPTELYTKLNESALSVTFPITSDKPEWLCCIVNKPPTSYVALNGGKFIYGVHLQKSYPPRKPENVSCMAVQENPVLSQVFRCEWAAVGLQTKESPTKYMLFVQVLFRTYNVTTEETHAQIEFEDTYPFFMHLDVWVEAHNKLGKMESEHIGEDANWFVKTKPPSDIMIVSEKIFPTSLVINWSLPIRGVYVKLLFEIRFCVNGSQNWTYVPRADTAMEIQSFRLQNLQPDTEYITQVRCKPYKEGYGYWSDWSSNATARTTEDLPKSKPDLWRTIAEVDGKNERLVRFISKVPVFSNGMITSFYFKILDKNIVGNDSLLWKSVPLNVSESSSGQQEISVLQQIHLADWKPVRVFVTASNSVGKSPKASLFISAKGRELPPVNKLKVWSDGVKLWLEWTPPNNTDVSEYVVEWAAGDQMDWQRESKKTRLTAIKGQLKEFVRYNVSVYPIYAGQIGKQARKEAYLEEGTPLEPPFVRLSGKPGRNKAVLVWREIPLEKRQGFITNYTIYYKGDGETHERTLPSHDTTYTLTSLTSNTKYDTYIVASTIRGSIRSTTHSFTTLKYAPGEMESIVVGVSLSFLFVVVLTMLFCVCKKDAIKENLWPRIPNPGESTIGNWSPNYPVKAETTKENCLSGISVLDVDVCDGKSVFEEDKACLPLKKDKYLSEEHSSGIGGSSCMSSPRQSVSDSDEGSDMADTTASTVQYSSVVASNGYKGQTPNPHPQQAVFSRSESTQPLLDCEENPDVMLQEGSRQSQRFNQTADLLEMEQEEGVEPLDFCPLEEESEQATPPEGQSAGGCSSYMSQRGGYRPQ from the exons ATGGTGTCTGCgggagagctgctgctgttagCCTGCCTAGGCTTTGCTGTAGCGGCCAGAGGTG GGTTTTCCCAAACCAACCATTTGGTGACAGACCCTCAGACAACGCAAGTGCTAGAGATCGGGACTAACTTCACGGCGATATGCATGATCATCAACACAACGGAAGTTACAGTCGAGGACCTCTCCTGGAAGCTGTCTGGGACTAATTTACCCACCGAGCTGTACACCAAGCTCAATGAATCAGCTCTCAGTGTCACGTTCCCCATCACCAGTGATAAACCTGAATGGTTATGTTGCATTGTCAACAAACCGCCGACGTCCTACGTTGCCCTGAACGGAGGCAAATTTATTTACGGGGTCCATCTGCAGAAAAGCT ATCCACCAAGGAAGCCTGAGAATGTTTCCTGCATGGCAGTTCAGGAGAACCCCGTATTATCCCAAGTCTTCCGCTGTGAGTGGGCGGCAGTAGGACTTCAGACCAAAGAGAGCCCGACAAAATACATGCTGTTTGTCCAAGTTCTTTT TCGGACCTATAATGTCACCACGGAGGAAACCCACGCCCAAATTGAATTCGAGGATACTTACCCCTTTTTTATGCACCTGGATGTTTGGGTGGAAGCACACAATAAACTGGGAAAAATGGAGTCTGAGCATATAGGGGAAGATGCCAACTGGTTTG taaaaacaaaacctccTTCAGACATCATGATTGTTTCAGAGAAGATTTTCCCCACCTCCCTGGTGATAAACTGGTCTCTGCCTATTCGTGGTGTTTACGTGAAACTATTATTTGAAATAAGATTCTGCGTAAATGGATCTCAAAATTGGACTTAT GTTCCTCGTGCAGACACAGCCATGGAAATACAGAGCTTCAGACTCCAGAACCTTCAGCCAGACACAGAATATATCACTCAGGTGCGCTGCAAACCTTATAAAGAGGGCTACGGGTACTGGAGCGACTGGAGCAGCAACGCAACCGCGAGAACCACAGAGGACC TGCCAAAAAGTAAACCAGATTTGTGGAGAACCATTGCTGAGGTTGACGGCAAAAATGAACGGCTGGTGCGATTTATTTCTAAG GTTCCTGTGTTCTCCAATGGGATGATAACAAGCTTTTACTTCAAGATTCTAGACAAGAATATAGTGGGGAATGACAGTTTGCTGTGGAAGAGTGTCCCACTGAACGTGTCAGAGAGCAGCTCTGGCCAGCAGGAGATCTCTGTCCTTCAACAGATACACCTGGCTGACTGGAAACCTGTCAGAGTGTTCGTCACCGCTTCCAACTCGGTGGGGAAATCTCCGAAGGCCTCGTTATTCATCTCAGCAAAAGGACGTG agCTCCCCCCTGTCAATAAACTGAAGGTTTGGTCCGATGGGGTAAAGCTGTGGCTGGAATGGACCCCCCCAAACAATACAGATGTGTCCGAGTACGTGGTGGAGTGGGCCGCTGGAGATCAGATGGACTGGCAGAGGGAAAGCAAGAAGACCAGGCTGACTGCCATTAAAG GCCAACTTAAGGAGTTTGTCCGCTACAATGTCTCTGTGTATCCGATCTACGCTGGACAGATCGGAAAGCAAGCGCGTAAAGAAGCCTATCTGGAGGAAGGAA ctcCATTAGAACCCCCTTTTGTCAGACTGAGCGGTAAACCGGGACGTAACAAGGCTGTGCTGGTGTGGAGGGAGATCCCCCTTGAAAAACGGCAAGGCTTCATCACAAACTACACCATTTACTACAAGGGTGATGGTGAAACACACG AGAGAACCTTGCCCAGCCATGACACCACCTACACTCTGACGTCGCTGACCAGCAACACCAAGTACGACACCTATATCGTAGCTTCCACCATCCGAGGCTCCATCAGGAGCACCACCCACTCCTTCACCACTCTGAAATATG CTCCAGGCGAGATGGAGAGCATCGTGGTTGGAGTGAGCCTCagctttctgtttgttgttgtgctgACCATGCTGTTCTGTGTCTGTAAAAAGGATGC GATCAAGGAGAATCTCTGGCCTCGGATCCCAAACCCTGGAGAGAGCACAATTGGAAACTGGTCTCCTAATTATCCTGTAAAA GCAGAGACAACGAAGGAGAACTGTCTGTCTGGCATCAGTGTGCTGGACGTGGATGTGTGTGATGGAAagagtgtgtttgaggaggacaaGGCCTGCCTGCCTCTGAAGAAGGACAAGTATCTGTCCGAGGAGCACAGCAGCGGCATCGGAGGCTCCTCCTGCATGTCCTCCCCTCGCCAGAGCGTGTCTGACAGTGACGAGGGCAGCGACATGGCCGACACCACAGCCAGCACCGTGCAATACTCCTCCGTGGTGGCCTCCAACGGTTACAAGGGCCAGacccccaacccccacccccagcAGGCGGTGTTTTCCCGCTCCGAGTCCACGCAGCCTCTACTAGACTGTGAGGAGAACCCTGACGTGATGCTTCAGGAGGGCAGCAGGCAGTCTCAGCGATTCAACCAAACTGCTGACCTGCTGGagatggagcaggaggagggggtggagcCTCTGGACTTCTGTCCCCTGGAAGAGGAGAGTGAGCAGGCGACCCCTCCAGAGGGCCAGTCGGCAGGAGGCTGCTCCAGCTACATGTCTCAGCGGGGGGGTTACAGGCCACAGTGA
- the il6st gene encoding interleukin-6 receptor subunit beta isoform X1, which yields MVSAGELLLLACLGFAVAARGGFSQTNHLVTDPQTTQVLEIGTNFTAICMIINTTEVTVEDLSWKLSGTNLPTELYTKLNESALSVTFPITSDKPEWLCCIVNKPPTSYVALNGGKFIYGVHLQKSYPPRKPENVSCMAVQENPVLSQVFRCEWAAVGLQTKESPTKYMLFVQVLFSRTYNVTTEETHAQIEFEDTYPFFMHLDVWVEAHNKLGKMESEHIGEDANWFVKTKPPSDIMIVSEKIFPTSLVINWSLPIRGVYVKLLFEIRFCVNGSQNWTYVPRADTAMEIQSFRLQNLQPDTEYITQVRCKPYKEGYGYWSDWSSNATARTTEDLPKSKPDLWRTIAEVDGKNERLVRFISKVPVFSNGMITSFYFKILDKNIVGNDSLLWKSVPLNVSESSSGQQEISVLQQIHLADWKPVRVFVTASNSVGKSPKASLFISAKGRELPPVNKLKVWSDGVKLWLEWTPPNNTDVSEYVVEWAAGDQMDWQRESKKTRLTAIKGQLKEFVRYNVSVYPIYAGQIGKQARKEAYLEEGTPLEPPFVRLSGKPGRNKAVLVWREIPLEKRQGFITNYTIYYKGDGETHERTLPSHDTTYTLTSLTSNTKYDTYIVASTIRGSIRSTTHSFTTLKYAPGEMESIVVGVSLSFLFVVVLTMLFCVCKKDAIKENLWPRIPNPGESTIGNWSPNYPVKAETTKENCLSGISVLDVDVCDGKSVFEEDKACLPLKKDKYLSEEHSSGIGGSSCMSSPRQSVSDSDEGSDMADTTASTVQYSSVVASNGYKGQTPNPHPQQAVFSRSESTQPLLDCEENPDVMLQEGSRQSQRFNQTADLLEMEQEEGVEPLDFCPLEEESEQATPPEGQSAGGCSSYMSQRGGYRPQ from the exons ATGGTGTCTGCgggagagctgctgctgttagCCTGCCTAGGCTTTGCTGTAGCGGCCAGAGGTG GGTTTTCCCAAACCAACCATTTGGTGACAGACCCTCAGACAACGCAAGTGCTAGAGATCGGGACTAACTTCACGGCGATATGCATGATCATCAACACAACGGAAGTTACAGTCGAGGACCTCTCCTGGAAGCTGTCTGGGACTAATTTACCCACCGAGCTGTACACCAAGCTCAATGAATCAGCTCTCAGTGTCACGTTCCCCATCACCAGTGATAAACCTGAATGGTTATGTTGCATTGTCAACAAACCGCCGACGTCCTACGTTGCCCTGAACGGAGGCAAATTTATTTACGGGGTCCATCTGCAGAAAAGCT ATCCACCAAGGAAGCCTGAGAATGTTTCCTGCATGGCAGTTCAGGAGAACCCCGTATTATCCCAAGTCTTCCGCTGTGAGTGGGCGGCAGTAGGACTTCAGACCAAAGAGAGCCCGACAAAATACATGCTGTTTGTCCAAGTTCTTTT CAGTCGGACCTATAATGTCACCACGGAGGAAACCCACGCCCAAATTGAATTCGAGGATACTTACCCCTTTTTTATGCACCTGGATGTTTGGGTGGAAGCACACAATAAACTGGGAAAAATGGAGTCTGAGCATATAGGGGAAGATGCCAACTGGTTTG taaaaacaaaacctccTTCAGACATCATGATTGTTTCAGAGAAGATTTTCCCCACCTCCCTGGTGATAAACTGGTCTCTGCCTATTCGTGGTGTTTACGTGAAACTATTATTTGAAATAAGATTCTGCGTAAATGGATCTCAAAATTGGACTTAT GTTCCTCGTGCAGACACAGCCATGGAAATACAGAGCTTCAGACTCCAGAACCTTCAGCCAGACACAGAATATATCACTCAGGTGCGCTGCAAACCTTATAAAGAGGGCTACGGGTACTGGAGCGACTGGAGCAGCAACGCAACCGCGAGAACCACAGAGGACC TGCCAAAAAGTAAACCAGATTTGTGGAGAACCATTGCTGAGGTTGACGGCAAAAATGAACGGCTGGTGCGATTTATTTCTAAG GTTCCTGTGTTCTCCAATGGGATGATAACAAGCTTTTACTTCAAGATTCTAGACAAGAATATAGTGGGGAATGACAGTTTGCTGTGGAAGAGTGTCCCACTGAACGTGTCAGAGAGCAGCTCTGGCCAGCAGGAGATCTCTGTCCTTCAACAGATACACCTGGCTGACTGGAAACCTGTCAGAGTGTTCGTCACCGCTTCCAACTCGGTGGGGAAATCTCCGAAGGCCTCGTTATTCATCTCAGCAAAAGGACGTG agCTCCCCCCTGTCAATAAACTGAAGGTTTGGTCCGATGGGGTAAAGCTGTGGCTGGAATGGACCCCCCCAAACAATACAGATGTGTCCGAGTACGTGGTGGAGTGGGCCGCTGGAGATCAGATGGACTGGCAGAGGGAAAGCAAGAAGACCAGGCTGACTGCCATTAAAG GCCAACTTAAGGAGTTTGTCCGCTACAATGTCTCTGTGTATCCGATCTACGCTGGACAGATCGGAAAGCAAGCGCGTAAAGAAGCCTATCTGGAGGAAGGAA ctcCATTAGAACCCCCTTTTGTCAGACTGAGCGGTAAACCGGGACGTAACAAGGCTGTGCTGGTGTGGAGGGAGATCCCCCTTGAAAAACGGCAAGGCTTCATCACAAACTACACCATTTACTACAAGGGTGATGGTGAAACACACG AGAGAACCTTGCCCAGCCATGACACCACCTACACTCTGACGTCGCTGACCAGCAACACCAAGTACGACACCTATATCGTAGCTTCCACCATCCGAGGCTCCATCAGGAGCACCACCCACTCCTTCACCACTCTGAAATATG CTCCAGGCGAGATGGAGAGCATCGTGGTTGGAGTGAGCCTCagctttctgtttgttgttgtgctgACCATGCTGTTCTGTGTCTGTAAAAAGGATGC GATCAAGGAGAATCTCTGGCCTCGGATCCCAAACCCTGGAGAGAGCACAATTGGAAACTGGTCTCCTAATTATCCTGTAAAA GCAGAGACAACGAAGGAGAACTGTCTGTCTGGCATCAGTGTGCTGGACGTGGATGTGTGTGATGGAAagagtgtgtttgaggaggacaaGGCCTGCCTGCCTCTGAAGAAGGACAAGTATCTGTCCGAGGAGCACAGCAGCGGCATCGGAGGCTCCTCCTGCATGTCCTCCCCTCGCCAGAGCGTGTCTGACAGTGACGAGGGCAGCGACATGGCCGACACCACAGCCAGCACCGTGCAATACTCCTCCGTGGTGGCCTCCAACGGTTACAAGGGCCAGacccccaacccccacccccagcAGGCGGTGTTTTCCCGCTCCGAGTCCACGCAGCCTCTACTAGACTGTGAGGAGAACCCTGACGTGATGCTTCAGGAGGGCAGCAGGCAGTCTCAGCGATTCAACCAAACTGCTGACCTGCTGGagatggagcaggaggagggggtggagcCTCTGGACTTCTGTCCCCTGGAAGAGGAGAGTGAGCAGGCGACCCCTCCAGAGGGCCAGTCGGCAGGAGGCTGCTCCAGCTACATGTCTCAGCGGGGGGGTTACAGGCCACAGTGA